From the Lolium rigidum isolate FL_2022 chromosome 2, APGP_CSIRO_Lrig_0.1, whole genome shotgun sequence genome, one window contains:
- the LOC124686570 gene encoding zinc finger protein CONSTANS-LIKE 3-like encodes MELQGLGRYWGVGGRRCGSCAASPAAVHCRTCAGGGDGAYLCAGCDAGHARAGHVRVWVCEVCELAPAAVTCKADAAALCAACDADIHTANPLSRRHERVPVLPIGTPCSDHQDAAFAVSFGGQDQEKQGAVLNLNDDALDQAFDAGGGKDGAKLDFLFADVMVDPFFGSDLPRFPHADSVVPNGGGAVEFDFGGVISKPSSYSSYTAPSLAGSGSSSEVGLVPDAMCGRGGGIIELDFTQSKAAYMPYAPTPSHSVSSVDVGAVPERPTDGAVVAGGMVAATPVTGEGREARLMRYREKRKNRRFEKTIRYASRKAYAESRPRVKGRFAKRTDDADADADAVTAPTPRPYVLDFGNYGVVPTF; translated from the exons ATGGAGTTGCAGGGGCTGGGGAGGTACTGGGGCGTGGGCGGGAGGAGGTGCGGGTCGTGcgcggcgtcgccggcggcggtgcACTGCCGGACGTGCGCTGGGGGCGGTGATGGCGCGTACCTCTGCGCGGGGTGCGACGCGGGCCACGCGCGGGCGGGCCACGTGAGGGTGTGGGTCTGCGAGGTGTGCGAGCTCGCGCCGGCCGCGGTCACCTGCAAGGCCGACGCCGCCGCGctctgcgccgcctgcgacgccgaCATCCACACCGCCAACCCGCTCTCGCGCCGCCACGAGCGCGTCCCCGTGCTGCCCATCGGGACGCCGTGCTCCGATCATCAGGACGCCGCCTTCGCGGTGTCGTTCGGCGGCCAAGACCAAGAGAAGCAGGGCGCCGTGCTGAACCTCAACGACGACGCGCTGGATCAGGCTttcgacgccggcggcggcaagGACGGAGCCAAGCTAGACTTCCTGTTCGCGGACGTGATGGTGGACCCGTTCTTCGGCTCCGACCTCCCGCGCTTCCCGCACGCCGACAGCGTCGTCCCCAACGGTGGTGGCGCGGTGGAGTTCGACTTTGGTGGCGTCATCTCCAAGCCGTCCTCCTACAGTTCCTACACGGCGCCCTCGCTCGCTGGAAGT ggctcgtcgtcggaggtcGGGCTGGTGCCAGATGCGATGTGTGGCCGCGGCGGCGGAATCATCGAGCTCGACTTCACGCAGTCCAAGGCGGCATACATGCCGTACGCCCCCACCCCTAGCCACAGTGTTTCGTCTGTAGATGTGGGGGCGGTGCCGGAGCGGCCGACCGACGGCGCCGTCGTGGCCGGCGGTATGGTGGCCGCTACGCCGGTGACCGGGGAGGGGCGGGAGGCGCGTCTGATGCGGTACCGCGAGAAGCGCAAGAACAGGCGGTTCGAGAAGACCATCCGGTACGCGTCCCGGAAGGCCTACGCCGAGTCGCGGCCGCGCGTCAAGGGCCGCTTCGCCAAGCGCAccgacgacgccgacgccgatGCCGACGCGGTGACCGCGCCCACGCCGCGGCCATACGTGCTCGACTTCGGCAACTACGGCGTCGTGCCCACCTTCTGA